TTCGTCCACCTCGCCGGAAAGTTCCGTACCCACCGTACGGTCGACGTTGTGCACCACCGTGCAGAGTTCCACGGCCTTGCCGCTCTTGAGCGTGTCAGCCACGAACGGCAACAGTTCACGACGGTCGAAGTTTTCAAGCGGTTCCTTCACGAAGTTCTTGTCGAAGGACTTGATGCCGCCATCAACAGTTTCGAAAATCTTGGAGAAATCGAGGTTGTGCGCCTTGTAGAAGGCAATCGCCTCGTCACGTTCCAGCAAATCACTACGGCCGCAAGCTTCGGCCAGCGAACGCAGGCCAAGGCTTGCGAGAATCTCGCGGACTTCGTCGGCGATGAAGAAGAGGAAGTTTTCCACGTATTCGGGCTTGCCCGCAAAGCGCTTGCGGTAATCCGCATCCTGCGTGGCAATGCCCATCGGGCACTGGTTCGTATGGCACTTGCGGTCCATCACGCAGCCAAGGCTTACGAGAAGGTTCGTGGCAAAGCCGAATTCTTCGGCACCGAGGAGAGCGGCCACAACCACATCGCGGCCCGTCTTGAGCTGGCCATCGACCTGGAGCTTGATGCGTCCGCGCAAATCGTTGAGCACGAGCGTCTGTTCCGCTTCGGCAATACCGAGTTCCCACGGGAGGCCGGCATGCTTGATGGAAGTGAGCGGAGATGCGCCTGTACCGCCATCGTGGCCAGAAATCAGCACCACGTCGGCATGAGCCTTCGCCACACCCGCGGCAATCGTGCCCACGCCCACTTCGGACACGAGCTTCACAGAAACACGGGCCTTCGGGTTGGCGTTGCGCAAGTCGTAAATCAGCTGCGCCAGATCTTCGATGGAGTAAATGTCGTGATGCGGCGGCGGAGAAATCAGCGACACGTTCGGGATGGAGTGACGGATGCGTGCAACGAACTCGTTCACCTTGTGTGCCGGCAGCTGGCCACCTTCGCCGGGCTTTGCGCCCTGGGCCATCTTGATTTGCAAATCCTTTGCATGGCGCAGGTAATCAATGGTCACGCCAAAGCGGCCCGAGGCAACCTGGCGAATCGCGGAACTGCGGATATCGCCGTTTGCGGCCGGAGTATCGCGGTCCGGATCTTCACCACCTTCACCGCAGTTGCTCATGGCGCCGATGCGGTTCATCGCAATCGCAATCGTCTCGTGGGCTTCCGGGCTCAAGGAGCCAAGGCTCATCGCGCCCGCCACAAAGTGATGGATAATCGATTCGCGAGACTCAACTTCACTAATATCAATCGGGGTCGCCTTCTTGAACTTGAAGAGGCCACGCAAAGTCGCCTGACGTTCGGACTGGTCATTAATCAACTTGCTGTAGACCTTGAACTTCTCGTAGTCGCCACCCTGCACCGCCTGGCGGAACGCGGCAAGCGACTGCGGAGTCCACAGGTGCTTCTCGCCTTCCTTACGGAACGCATACTGGCCGCCCGACTGCAAAACCTTGCTTGCATCGGCAAAGGCAATCTTCTGGCGCTCGCCCACTTCACGGGCAATTTCTTCCAGGCCGATACCTTCGATACGGCTTGCCGTACCCGGCAGGAACTTCTCGATGAGTTCGTGATTCAAGCCCACAGCTTCGAAAATCTGTGCACTGCGGTAGCTGCGGAGCGTGGAGATACCCATCTTCGACATAATCTTCAACAGGCCCTTATCCACCGCCTTTACATAATTTGCAGCAGCCGTCACCGGGTCCACATCCAGGTCGCCGTTGTGGCACATGTTGGTGAGGCTCTCGAATGCGAGATACGGGTTAATGACCGTCGCACCGTAACCGAGCAGCAGCGCAAAGTGCATCACTTCGCGCACTTCACCGGACTGCACAATCAAACCGATTTCGGGGCGTACACCCGCTTCCACCAGGGCACGGTTCACGCAAGCCGTCGCGAGGAGCGAAGGTATAGGCACGTAGCCCCAGTCAATGTTCTTGTCCGAAAGCACGATGATATCGTAGTTGTCGTTCACCGCACGCACGGCATCGCCGGCGAGGTTCTGCAGGGCTGCTTCCAGCACGGAACCGTCACCGCCCAGCGGGAACTGCATCTTGAGCACTTTCGCCTTGAACGCCTTGTCGCCAATGTTTTCAAAGCGGCGAATTTCGTCTTCGGTCACAATCGGGCGCGGAATCTTGATGAGGTGCGCCTGCTCCGGAGTTTCTTCGAGGATGTTGCCGTGGTTACCGATGTAAGTCGTAAGACTCATCACCAATTCTTCACGAATCGGGTCAATCGGCGGGTTCGTCACCTGCGCAAACAGCTGCTTGAAGTAATTGAACAGCGGCTGCGGCTTGTCCGAAAGCACGGCCAACGCGGCATCGTTACCCATGGAGCCAATCGGCTCGGCACCGTTCTTGGCCATCGGCTGCAAAATAATGCTGAGGTCTTCGGCAGAATAGCCGAAGCGCTTCTGCTGTACCAGAATGTCTTCCGGAACGTCGGACGGGTTGATTTCGCTGAAAAGCCCGCGGACGCTCATCTTGTTTTCGGCAACCCAGCGGCGGTAAGGCTTGGCGCGGGCTACTTGCGCCTTCATCTCCGCATTCTTCAGAATACGGTGATTTTCCAGGTCGAGGTAGATAATCTCGCCGGGTTTCAGGCGGCCCTTTTCTTCAACCTCGTCGTCGCGGAGGTCAAGTACGCCTGTTTCGGATGCCATCACGAAGAGACCATCTTTACACAAAGTGTAACGTGCCGGACGAAGGCCGTTGCGGTCGAGAATCGCACCCGCGTTTACGCCATCGCTGAAAGCCACGGCGGCCGGACCATCCCACGGTTCCATAAGCATGGATTCGTATTCAAAGAAACCACGCACATCGCGACCCAGGTAATGCTTCTTGCCCCAGGCCTGAGGCATGAGCATCATCATCGCATGCGGGAGGCTACGACCCGCTGCAACGAGAAGCTCAAACATGTTGTCAAGGCTGGCCGAGTCGCTCTGGCCTGCCGGAACGAGCGGGAAAAGCTTCTGCAGGTCATCGCCGATAATATCGCTCTTCATGTGCGGCTCGCGGGCGCGCAGGCTGTTGAGGTTACCGCGCAGGGTGTTGATTTCGCCGTTGTGAGCGAGGTAGCGGAACGGGTGCGCAAGCGGCCAAGTCGGGAACGTATTCGTGGAGTAGCGCTGGTGAACAAGCGCAATCGGGGTCTCGAAATCGAGATCGTTCAGGTCCTTGTAGAAGCCTTCGATCTGGCTCGCCAGAAGCAGGCCCTTGTACACGATGCTACGGCGGCTGCAGCTACAAACATACAAGCCCTTGCAAGCCTTTTCCATCAGGCGGCGGGCAACATACAACTTAATATCGAACACGCTGTCGGATTCGAAAGCGGAACCGTCAAAAAACGCCTGCCGGATATGCGGAAGGGTTTCGCGAGCCGTGCGGCCGATCTTATCGGCATTCACCGGCACCTCGCGGAAGTTCAGCACCGGCATGCCCTCGGCAGCGGCGATTTCCTTAATCTTAGCGTCAAAAGCATCGGCATCCAGCGTATTCTCCACAAAAAACATGGCCACGCCATAGCGGGCAGGCAGTTCCGGGTACAGCTTGCGGAAAAACTTGTGGGGCATCGAAAGCAAGAGACCCGCACCGTCGCCGGTTTCCGGGTCTCCACCTGCTGCACCGCGGTGCATAAGCCTCTTCAAAACGGTAATGCCCTGCAGCACAATCTGGTGCGAGGCAACATTATTAATATTGGCGACCAGGCCGACACCGCAGGCGTCGTGTTCATTCATCGGGTCGTAAAGAGCTTGAGCGTTCATAAAAGTCCTTTTCTTGCTTTTTGCGCTCTTTATTTGCAAAAACCGTGCCAATTATGTAAAGCACCCGCCAATTATTGAAAATATGGTCAAAAATGTAAAAGACACGGATTGCAGACCGCTTTCGCGAGTTTTCAGATTTCAATTTCTGTAAAACACCACGCTACATTTACACTATATGTAAAACAAAAAGGCGGCATTTTCATTGCCGCCCTTTACGATTTTCGCACCTCAAAAATCTACTCGAACACCTTCTTCTTGCGCTGGTCACGGCCAATGACAACGAGTGCGACGACCACGCCGGCAAGGAGCGCCACCGAGGTGACAATCCATGCGGTTGAATGTCCGCAGGTTATCTGGAAAAAAAGCACCGAGAGGCTCCAGCCGATAATTGTCTGGAACACCATCATAAGCGTTCCATAGAAGCGACCGAGTTCGCGGAAGGCGGTTCCCATGGCGGCAAGGCACGGCACGTAGAGCAAGATGAACAACAGGTAGGCCAGCACCTGGAAACGCCCCAGGTTGAAATGCGCCTGCATCATCTTGTACGCGCCTTCGTTTTCAGCACCTTCGCTTTCTTCGATAGCGTCTTTGACGCCCAGCGGGTTCGCAATCGAGGTAAAGACTTCTACCAAATTCGCCGGGACGCTCACGAGAGCTTCTTTCACCGTCGATTTGAGGCTAAATGACGACTCAGGTCCCTGAGCCTGCCGAAGGGCCTCGTTCTCGGCTGGAGCTGCGCCAGCCTCCCCCGCACCGTCCGTGCCCTCGATGGCATACAGCGAATTGAGCGTTCCGACAATTGCCTCTTTTGCGAAGAGCCCCGTAAAGAGCGCCACCGAAGCAGGCCAGTTGTCGCGTTCGACACCGAAGGGTTCGAACACCGGCGTAATCACCGTGCCCACGGCACTCAGCACCGACTTTTCGTTGTTGTCGTTACCGAAACTTCCGTCTGTGCCGACGGAGCCCATAAAGCCGAGCACCGTCACCATAATGAGCACGACCTTGCCCGCGCGGAAAACGAATTCCTTGAGGCGGAGCCATGCGTGGCGGAAAAGGTTGCGCACCTTGGGCAAATGGTAAGGCGGCAGTTCCATGATAAACGTCGATTCCTTGCCCATGAAAACCGTATGGCGCAAGAGCAGACCGTAAATCAGGGCAATCACAATGCCCGTCAGGTAAATTCCGAACACGAGCGCCCCTGCGCTTTCGCCGAAGAACGCCGCGCCAAACAGCGCATACACCGGGAGGCGCGCGCCGCAGCTCATGAACGGCACCAGGAACAAAGTAAGGAACCTTTCCCGTTTGTTTTCGAGCGTACGCGTGCCCATGAGCGCCGGCACCGAGCAGCCGAAGCCCACAATCATCGGCACGAAAGCCTTGCCCGGGAGCCCGAGGAACCGCATAAAGCGATCCGCCACGAACGCCGCACGCGACATGTAGCCGGAATCCTCGAGGAACGAAAGGCAAAGGAACATGAAGAAAATGACCGGAATGAACGTTGATACCGTCTGGATGCCCGTACCGATGCCGTTCGCCAACAGCGCCACGATAACACCCGGCGCACCAATCTTCGTCAGGAGTTCCGTCATGCCGTCCACGAAAATTCCGCCGAACAAAATGTCGAAGAAATCGATGAACGCGCTACCAACCTTCACCGCAAACCAGAACACCAAATACATAGCGATAAGGAAAAGCGGAATTCCCAAAATACGGTTCAGGAAAAGTTTATCGAGCTTGTCGGTCCGCGTGCGCTTGGTAGTGTTGTCGCGGATGACCGCCTTCGCGATGTCGCGGGCGTAGGAATAGCGGGAATCGGCCAGCGCAAATTCCACCTCTTCGCCCAAGTCCTCTTCAATCTTATCGTGCGGAATTTCAACACCGAGTTCGTCGGCAAGTTCAAGCACTCGCCCGCTATGTTCCAAATACTGCACCGCCGTCCAGCGCGGACTTGCGCCGAGTTTTTCGGCTACGGGCTTGAGCGGCACCGCAATTTCTTCAATCAGCTTTTCCAGAACTTCGGAATGCTTGACCGCTTTCGGGAGCGGAAGTTCACGGCTGTTATGCAGCAGCTTGTGCAAGTCGTTCACGAAGCCTTCGCAACTCTTGGGCGAAACCGCCGTAAGGCCAATCGCCGTCACGCCGAGGATTTCTTCGAGCTTGTGCAGGTCCACATGGATGCCGCGGCTCGCCGCGATATCCATCATGTTCACCGCCAGGACCATCGGCACGCCCTTTTCCATCAGCTGGCTCGTGAGGAACAGGTTGCGCTCCAGGTTTGTCGCATCCAAGATATTCACGACCAGGTCCGCCTCGCCCTTGAGCAGGTAATCGAGAGCGGCACGCTCGTCTTCGGAGTTTGCAAACAGCGCGTAAATACCCGGCAAGTCCACCACGCGAATCGTGTGGTTGTCGAGCTTGAACTGGCCTTCCTTCTTTTCGACAGTCACGCCAGGCCAGTTGCCCACAATCTGGTTCGAGCCGGTCAGCGAGTTAAAGAGCGCCGTCTTTCCGCAGTTCGGGTTGCCCGCAATCGCAATCGTGAAAACTTCTTTCTCGATAGGCATCAAACTCTCCTCAACTTGAGCACGTTGGCTTCTTGTTTACGGAGCGAAAGCCTGTACGAAAGCACGCTCACCTCGACCGGGTCGCCGAGCGGTGCCACCTGCAAAACCTGCAGCACCACGCCGCGCACAAGCCCCATTGACAAAAGTTTGGACTTGTACTGAGAATCACCCGTGTTGTATCCAATAATTTCGGCCTTGTCGCCTTTTTTAAGTTCCGAAAACTTCGGTTCGTTATTCATACACCAACGATTTACTTTTTCTTAGATTTAGCGGCGTTCGACTTTTTCGCCGTCGCACCCGTATTGGGGGAATTCACAAATTCCTCGATTTTCTCGAGAGTCTCCGCCGAAAGAATGTGTTCCATGCAGCAGGCGTCCTTGTCGGCAATCGCCTCGGACACGCCGAGCTTGATCAGGAATCCCTTCAGCAAAATATGACGGTTCAGAATCTGGGACGCCACAAGCGCACCTTCCGAAGTGAGCTCGATACCGCTGTACGGTTCCTGCGTCACAAGGCCGAGCTTCTTAAGTTCAATCACCGCCTTAGCAACCGACGGCATCTTGACCTTGAGCGCCGCCGCAATGTCGCGGACACGGGCAATCCCGTTCGCAAGGCGCAGCATGTGCACCATTTCCAAGTAGTCTTCAAGGCTCTGGCTTAACTTTACTTGTTCCATAGGACGGCTCCGATTAGACGAAAAACACACCTTATATATTAGTCATAGCTAAATTTAGAAAGCCTTGGCTAATTAGTAAAGGCTAAACTGCGGAAAATGGGGGTAAAAAAGCCACCCCGCGATTAAGCAGGGTGGCCGTACTGTATGGTGATTGGACTAAATACTATTCAACATTGTCGCAGCAACTCTGACGTCATAGAAATAATCTACAACCGGGACGATGTAATAGGCAGTTCCGGTGGTCACATCCATTTCCTTGGTGACCTTGCCACTAGCGATATCGTAGCGGTAAATGGCGCCGCCCTTGCTGTCGGCGTGGCCCACGAGGACACTCTTGCCATCGGCATCGCGGTGGATGGAAGGTGCGAACCACGGGATGGTCGGAGTGAGGCCCTTGACTTTTTCAACGGTCTTCTTGTAGACATCGACCACCACGAATTCCCATTCGTAGTTATTGAAGTTGGTCGGATCGGCAAACGTGCCGAAGAAACCGAAGAATTTGCCATTACCCATGTAGGTACCGCCCACCATCAGGCTATTATTGTTGGTTTTCTTACCATCGTAAGCAGCATCGTGCATGCGGAAGACCCAATCCTTATCGAATTCGCTTTCGCCGCTCTTGATGCGCACCCAACCTTCCTTGTAGCCTTCAATAAAACTGTAGGAGGCGTTAGAATAGAAGTAGATGTCGCCCTTTTCGTCGACAAAAGAGGCCGTTCCGTTCATGTCGTCCATGCCGCCAAGAGCTGCCACCTGGTCGGTGTAGATAACCTTTTCCACTTCATCCTTATTCAAATCAATGATTGCCACGGAGCCACGCGGGCCAGCAATCATGTTGTTGAAATCAACGAACTGATTAAGCGACACATACATTTTCTTTCCATCAATGACTGCGGAACCCGGGACAGTGCTCAGTGCGCCGCTTTCTTCATCAATGTATTCAGAAAGATCAATCGTCTTGACCGTCTTAAGCGTCTTAATATCAACGACCGTGATTGCATCACCCAAAGCCTGTTCCACATACAGTTTTCCATCGGACTTTTCTGTATGCAAGAACTTCATGGCGATAGCATTTGTACCCGTAAACTTGGCGGTGGCAGCGGGCTCATCAGCCATCTTGAGGTCCTTAACCTCGTAACGGGAAAGCGTACTGTTCATGGCATCGTCTGTAGCAAGTACATAGACGGAGCCGTTGAAATAGGCGACGGAGCCAGCATTCGGAGCTTCGATAAAGTCCTTGACAATCTTTTTTTGGTCGGCAGAAAGCGGAGCGATACCCACAAACTGCGATGTTTCCATCATGAAAGAGAGAAGGTACTTGGATTCTTCCTTCTTTTCTTCTACGGAAGAACTAGACTTAGCGTCATCCTTGACAGAAGAACTGGATTTTTCTTCTTTTTTAGAAGAGGAACTCTTATCTTTCGCCTTCGAAGAAGAACTCTTGTCCTTCTCTTTTTCGACAGAACTGGAGCTAGTCGGTTCGTCGGCAGAGGCGCTGCTGGAGTCATCGCACGCGGCAAGGCCAAAGACAAGGCTTGCCGATGCAAGGGCCATTAGGATTTTATTTTTGAAGAGGTTCATTTGATTTCCTTTTGTTTATAGTGTAAACTTGATTTTGGTGGCAAAGGCGCGGCCGGGCTTGGATTCGCCATACTTATCGAAGACGAGTTCATCCATAAAATTGCGCACTTCAAAATTCCACGAGAGTTTATTAGCAAGAATCGAGTATTCTACGCCTAAATCTTGCGAGAAGGAACTCGGAATGGTGCGATCCTGTTTGTTGGAAACTTTCCACGAGTAATAATATTCGTCTGTGTAATTTGCCAGCCAGTACAACTTGAAGAAATCATCGCGGAAGAGCAAATCGCCTATGTGGAATTCTGCGCCGAAATTCATGTAGAGCGTGGGAATATTCGGCACGGTGAGTCCCTTCGCAATTCCAAACGCCAAATCCGTTTCGCGGCTTTCAGCATCTTGCTTAGTGAGGTTGTAAGAAAGCGAAATGTACTCGTTGATATCAACAGCGGCATCGATTTCAAAGCCAGTCGTCTTGGTACCGACGCTATTGTAATAGGGACGAGGAATGGCCGCATAGTTGTTCCAGAAAATACGGTCATCCATAAGCATGTAGAACCAATTGAATTCCAGGTGTAGCTTGAGCAACAGCGGAATCTGTCGCAAATCCAGTTCAGTACCCGCCGTAAAATTGTCCGACTTTTCGGGTTTCAGGTTCGGAGCACATTGCACATACATACCGTCGCCAAAGATTTCTTCGCGGGTCGGGAATCGCAAACTGTGCTGGTAGCCACCCTTGACTGCAAACTGATCAATAACGGCAACCTGATCCAAAATTTTCACGCGCAGATTTTCGCTGTAACCAAAGTCCTTGTGGTCGGCATAATCGTTGATAAGTTGCTGGATACGTTTTTCACCGTCATTTTCAGCTTCGATGACATAATAATACCCCTTGATGCCCGTCACATTTTGAATTCGTTCGTTCCAGAAATTATTTTCGAGCGAAAGACCCGACACTACCGAATGGCTATGGCCCGGGAAACCGGCATTATTGAGCTTCTGTCCCTGAACCATGCGTTTATCCTTCGGATCTTGCGATTCATAGCGATACAAGCCGCTCTAGGTGAGAGTATGATTTGGGGTGAAGGCATAATCAAAATTCCAGGGCGCAACGAAGGTCTGGTTTTTACGCTCGATGTGAGATGCACCGCCCATCGTAATTTCGCCAAAAGCCCTTTTGTTTTCGCGGAAATTGTTCTTATCCCAGCCGTAATAATACGTGTGGCTCGTATCGACAATAGCCTCTTTGCCGAAGGCATAGCTTAGCGAAAGCCCCATCGAAAGCCCCTTCACAAATAGGTTCGCCTTTTCAAGGGAAAGATTCACGCCGTAGGACTGCGCATTTGCAGTCGCTTCTTCGATGCGGTGGGCATTTGACTGGATTTCTTTATCCATCGCGTTGTAAATCACGCCAAGGGTCATACGGTCAAAAAAGAACTTTTCCAACGAGACATACGGCAGCACATTGTAACTGTAGTAGCGGTCGTGATCGCGCGTTACCGTCGTATCCATGTAAGGCGTGGTGAATTCGTAATCGTTGTCAGAATAGTTGTAGTAGGCAGAAATCCCCGTTGCAACGGAGCGCCCCTTAAGCGAATCGACCACCCAGACATACTTTGCATCGAGCGAAGCCTTGTGCGTATTAAAACTTCCGAAGCCGTAGGAACCCGTTATGGAACTTTTGGGCAAATCATGCGTCACAATGTTGATGACGCCGCCCATGCCGTCGGTCGCGAAGCGTTCGGGCACGTAGCTCTTGTAGATTTCAATGCGGTCAATCTTGTCGATGGGAATATCGTTGACCGAGAAATTTCCGTTACCGTTATCGACAGGCACGCCATCAACAAGCACCTTTACGTTCTTGCCTTCCATGCCGCGAATATTGATTTTACTTTCGCTACCCATGCCGCCCGATTGGCGGATTTTCACGCCCGAAGAACGATTCGTGGCGTCAGCGATGGTGGCGCTGGAGCCCTGAAGTTCCGTAGCGTCCATCACCTTGACCGATTCGGCCTTAGTTTTCTTGTCGACGGGTGCGGCTTCGTTGATACCTTCGCCTTCAATACCCATTTCGTCAAGAACCGTTACATTCGAGTTCTTTTCCGACGCATTTGCAGGAGCACCTTCGTTTGCAGGGGTTTCTTCGGCAAAAACATCGTCAAAATTCGTGATTTCTTCGGCAGATTCAGATTTTTCACCGTTCGTCGATTCTTGTGCACGCGCAGCCACAGAGGCAATCGCGACTATCACCAGCATGAGAGTTGTCAATTTGTATGCAAAAAGGTGTTTCATCGCGCCCAAATTGAGAAATAAGCGCAAAAAAATTCTACTCCAAAAGGTTTGGCGAAAATCCGTTT
This genomic stretch from Fibrobacter sp. UWP2 harbors:
- the gltB gene encoding glutamate synthase large subunit produces the protein MNAQALYDPMNEHDACGVGLVANINNVASHQIVLQGITVLKRLMHRGAAGGDPETGDGAGLLLSMPHKFFRKLYPELPARYGVAMFFVENTLDADAFDAKIKEIAAAEGMPVLNFREVPVNADKIGRTARETLPHIRQAFFDGSAFESDSVFDIKLYVARRLMEKACKGLYVCSCSRRSIVYKGLLLASQIEGFYKDLNDLDFETPIALVHQRYSTNTFPTWPLAHPFRYLAHNGEINTLRGNLNSLRAREPHMKSDIIGDDLQKLFPLVPAGQSDSASLDNMFELLVAAGRSLPHAMMMLMPQAWGKKHYLGRDVRGFFEYESMLMEPWDGPAAVAFSDGVNAGAILDRNGLRPARYTLCKDGLFVMASETGVLDLRDDEVEEKGRLKPGEIIYLDLENHRILKNAEMKAQVARAKPYRRWVAENKMSVRGLFSEINPSDVPEDILVQQKRFGYSAEDLSIILQPMAKNGAEPIGSMGNDAALAVLSDKPQPLFNYFKQLFAQVTNPPIDPIREELVMSLTTYIGNHGNILEETPEQAHLIKIPRPIVTEDEIRRFENIGDKAFKAKVLKMQFPLGGDGSVLEAALQNLAGDAVRAVNDNYDIIVLSDKNIDWGYVPIPSLLATACVNRALVEAGVRPEIGLIVQSGEVREVMHFALLLGYGATVINPYLAFESLTNMCHNGDLDVDPVTAAANYVKAVDKGLLKIMSKMGISTLRSYRSAQIFEAVGLNHELIEKFLPGTASRIEGIGLEEIAREVGERQKIAFADASKVLQSGGQYAFRKEGEKHLWTPQSLAAFRQAVQGGDYEKFKVYSKLINDQSERQATLRGLFKFKKATPIDISEVESRESIIHHFVAGAMSLGSLSPEAHETIAIAMNRIGAMSNCGEGGEDPDRDTPAANGDIRSSAIRQVASGRFGVTIDYLRHAKDLQIKMAQGAKPGEGGQLPAHKVNEFVARIRHSIPNVSLISPPPHHDIYSIEDLAQLIYDLRNANPKARVSVKLVSEVGVGTIAAGVAKAHADVVLISGHDGGTGASPLTSIKHAGLPWELGIAEAEQTLVLNDLRGRIKLQVDGQLKTGRDVVVAALLGAEEFGFATNLLVSLGCVMDRKCHTNQCPMGIATQDADYRKRFAGKPEYVENFLFFIADEVREILASLGLRSLAEACGRSDLLERDEAIAFYKAHNLDFSKIFETVDGGIKSFDKNFVKEPLENFDRRELLPFVADTLKSGKAVELCTVVHNVDRTVGTELSGEVDEYFGVKGLPEDTIKIHLQGVAGQSFGAFLAPGITLDLEGEANDFMGKGLSGGKIIVRPPSNASFKAEDNVIAGNVIGYGGTSGKIFINGLAGERFGIRNSGMLLVSEGVGDHGCEYMTGGRVVVLGRVGVNFAAGMTGGFAYVYDETGHFDLSCNVDSADLESVLPGTESESELLDIINQHVQATGSEKGKRILENWNSERPKFVKIFPVDYRNALLKAQKA
- the feoB gene encoding Fe(2+) transporter permease subunit FeoB; the protein is MPIEKEVFTIAIAGNPNCGKTALFNSLTGSNQIVGNWPGVTVEKKEGQFKLDNHTIRVVDLPGIYALFANSEDERAALDYLLKGEADLVVNILDATNLERNLFLTSQLMEKGVPMVLAVNMMDIAASRGIHVDLHKLEEILGVTAIGLTAVSPKSCEGFVNDLHKLLHNSRELPLPKAVKHSEVLEKLIEEIAVPLKPVAEKLGASPRWTAVQYLEHSGRVLELADELGVEIPHDKIEEDLGEEVEFALADSRYSYARDIAKAVIRDNTTKRTRTDKLDKLFLNRILGIPLFLIAMYLVFWFAVKVGSAFIDFFDILFGGIFVDGMTELLTKIGAPGVIVALLANGIGTGIQTVSTFIPVIFFMFLCLSFLEDSGYMSRAAFVADRFMRFLGLPGKAFVPMIVGFGCSVPALMGTRTLENKRERFLTLFLVPFMSCGARLPVYALFGAAFFGESAGALVFGIYLTGIVIALIYGLLLRHTVFMGKESTFIMELPPYHLPKVRNLFRHAWLRLKEFVFRAGKVVLIMVTVLGFMGSVGTDGSFGNDNNEKSVLSAVGTVITPVFEPFGVERDNWPASVALFTGLFAKEAIVGTLNSLYAIEGTDGAGEAGAAPAENEALRQAQGPESSFSLKSTVKEALVSVPANLVEVFTSIANPLGVKDAIEESEGAENEGAYKMMQAHFNLGRFQVLAYLLFILLYVPCLAAMGTAFRELGRFYGTLMMVFQTIIGWSLSVLFFQITCGHSTAWIVTSVALLAGVVVALVVIGRDQRKKKVFE
- a CDS encoding FeoA family protein, encoding MNNEPKFSELKKGDKAEIIGYNTGDSQYKSKLLSMGLVRGVVLQVLQVAPLGDPVEVSVLSYRLSLRKQEANVLKLRRV
- a CDS encoding metal-dependent transcriptional regulator; this translates as MEQVKLSQSLEDYLEMVHMLRLANGIARVRDIAAALKVKMPSVAKAVIELKKLGLVTQEPYSGIELTSEGALVASQILNRHILLKGFLIKLGVSEAIADKDACCMEHILSAETLEKIEEFVNSPNTGATAKKSNAAKSKKK
- a CDS encoding TonB-dependent receptor domain-containing protein — encoded protein: MVQGQKLNNAGFPGHSHSVVSGLSLENNFWNERIQNVTGIKGYYYVIEAENDGEKRIQQLINDYADHKDFGYSENLRVKILDQVAVIDQFAVKGGYQHSLRFPTREEIFGDGMYVQCAPNLKPEKSDNFTAGTELDLRQIPLLLKLHLEFNWFYMLMDDRIFWNNYAAIPRPYYNSVGTKTTGFEIDAAVDINEYISLSYNLTKQDAESRETDLAFGIAKGLTVPNIPTLYMNFGAEFHIGDLLFRDDFFKLYWLANYTDEYYYSWKVSNKQDRTIPSSFSQDLGVEYSILANKLSWNFEVRNFMDELVFDKYGESKPGRAFATKIKFTL
- a CDS encoding TonB-dependent receptor, producing MKHLFAYKLTTLMLVIVAIASVAARAQESTNGEKSESAEEITNFDDVFAEETPANEGAPANASEKNSNVTVLDEMGIEGEGINEAAPVDKKTKAESVKVMDATELQGSSATIADATNRSSGVKIRQSGGMGSESKINIRGMEGKNVKVLVDGVPVDNGNGNFSVNDIPIDKIDRIEIYKSYVPERFATDGMGGVINIVTHDLPKSSITGSYGFGSFNTHKASLDAKYVWVVDSLKGRSVATGISAYYNYSDNDYEFTTPYMDTTVTRDHDRYYSYNVLPYVSLEKFFFDRMTLGVIYNAMDKEIQSNAHRIEEATANAQSYGVNLSLEKANLFVKGLSMGLSLSYAFGKEAIVDTSHTYYYGWDKNNFRENKRAFGEITMGGASHIERKNQTFVAPWNFDYAFTPNHTLT